A stretch of Babylonia areolata isolate BAREFJ2019XMU chromosome 23, ASM4173473v1, whole genome shotgun sequence DNA encodes these proteins:
- the LOC143298059 gene encoding uncharacterized protein LOC143298059, whose protein sequence is MNEVRGERQYTNVGSSFRDQNSSRWGASFTRQGPVESHGTGHSQFRPWDRGGKRKSGLDARERQRNPVTNRSQFCYGTYDQLYSSWVQRNGRNWPIPNTTGYFVEQDLFTKDRGYEGDTTTCGAYNPSETVPAHTKGFETSSQRREDQNMGFRDAAEPDHFLHEFSRLSLNTENPSRVNDLPNSDHKSRASFSRQESSHVCPADWPTQAADKKGETASLRDIRSFQNIVKCPSKEALQFSFADEFVRETIDMFQKAIDVSEGENTRALYDLARMYKAVCEFDKALKLLDIIQLPKHRSEGLFDKINAYELSGLILKDMSMRESDVRKKKRLAEEGESKLNTALRLCSRLCNKLPGLQHYIQHVWHAFPTLFQAAEQSDRHITDKLLEKARLFSMIKDNYRSMDLLQEIASIAPEKADDPDYLKMHIENYVALEQYDQALAFIETLTCTAQRTTMDYFEDPQYVQKVYMKAGKAALLQGTSQDALNKASSYFSAAFADACGGSPGESSSSEDTESADETFGDESWDMMLLHEESAKSKSEALADIFEKVFGLKVTGMFEDCLPGRWRQDSFLWVMKKSKLVVVLAGGHRLSGTLRLLMGKAAKRPSTVALLVDGNHVPQLIKSMTGGERLEHHMVCPEELLTEESQMTECGTFPPNLVQKACDVFSFLVNIPFT, encoded by the coding sequence ATGAATGAAGTCAGAGGAGAAAGGCAATACACAAATGTCGGAAGCAGTTTTCGAGATCAGAACAGTTCCAGATGGGGTGCCAGCTTCACACGACAAGGACCCGTAGAGTCCCATGGCACTGGACATTCACAGTTTCGTCCGTGGgacagaggggggaaaagaaaatctGGACTGGATGCAAGAGAACGGCAACGTAACCCTGTTACCAACAGATCACAGTTCTGCTATGGTACCTATGATCAACTATATTCTTCTTGGGTTCAAAGGAATGGAAGAAACTGGCCAATTCCAAACACCACCGGATACTTTGTGGAACAGGATCTCTTCACAAAGGACAGAGGATATGAAGGTGATACAACCACATGCGGTGCATACAACCCCAGTGAGACAGTACCAGCACACACCAAAGGTTTCGAGACGTCCAGTCAAAGAAGAGAAGATCAGAACATGGGCTTCAGAGATGCAGCAGAACCTGATCACTTTCTGCATGAGTTTTCTCGACTTTCACTGAACACAGAAAACCCTTCCAGAGTTAACGATTTGCCAAACAGCGACCACAAGTCACGTGCAAGTTTTTCCAGACAGGAAAGTAGTCATGTCTGTCCTGCTGACTGGCCCACACAAGCTGCTGACAAGAAGGGAGAAACTGCATCACTTCGTGACATTCGATCTTTTCAAAATATTGTCAAATGCCCATCCAAAGAAGCCCTACAGTTTAGCTTTGCAGATGAATTTGTTCGGGAAACAATAGACATGTTTCAAAAGGCCATTGATGTAAGTGAGGGAGAGAATACACGTGCTTTGTATGATCTTGCGCGAATGTACAAAGCTGTCTGCGAATTTGACAAAGCCTTAAAATTACTAGACATCATTCAGTTGCCCAAACACAGAAGCGAGGGGCTATTCGACAAAATTAATGCATATGAACTATCTGGCTTGATTTTGAAAGACATGAGTATGAGGGAGTCCgatgtgagaaagaaaaagaggctgGCTGAAGAAGGGGAATCCAAACTGAACACAGCATTACGGTTGTGTTCCAGGTTGTGTAACAAACTGCCTGGCCTGCAGCATTACATCCAGCATGTTTGGCATGCCTTCCCAACTTTATTCCAAGCTGCAGAACAGTCTGATCGTCATATCACAGACAAGCTGCTGGAAAAAGCGAGATTGTTCAGCATGATCAAAGATAATTACCGATCAATGGACTTGCTGCAAGAAATTGCAAGCATTGCCCCTGAAAAGGCAGACGATCCAGATTATCTCAAGATGCATATTGAGAATTACGTTGCGCTTGAACAGTACGACCAGGCTCTGGCTTTTATTGAGACGCTGACTTGCACGGCACAGCGTACAACAATGGACTATTTTGAAGATCCCCAGTATGTCCAGAAGGTCTACATGAAGGCAGGGAAAGCTGCCCTTCTCCAAGGAACTTCACAGGATGCTTTGAACAAAGCAAGTTCTTACTTTTCAGCAGCATTTGCTGACGCTTGTGGGGGCAGTCCTGGTGAGAGCAGTAGTTCTGAAGACACTGAAAGTGCCGATGAAACATTCGGGGATGAATCATGGGACATGATGCTTTTGCACGAGGAGTCTGCTAAATCCAAGTCTGAAGCTCTTGCCGACATCTTTGAAAAGGTATTTGGCCTGAAGGTTACCGGCATGTTTGAAGACTGTTTACCAGGAAGGTGGCGTCAAGATAGTTTTTTATGGGTCATGAAGAAAAGCAAGCTTGTGGTGGTTTTGGCAGGGGGACATCGTCTGTCGGGAACGTTGCGTCTTTTGATGGGGAAAGCAGCAAAACGACCCAGTACTGTGGCACTTCTGGTAGATGGCAACCACGTTCCTCAACTGATAAAGTCGATGACTGGTGGAGAGCGGCTGGAACATCACATGGTCTGCCCAGAGGAGTTGCTGACTGAAGAATCGCAGATGACTGAGTGTGGAACATTCCCTCCAAATCTGGTGCAAAAGGCCTGCGATGTCTTCAGTTTCCTTGTCAACATCCCTTTTACTTAA